In the genome of Ancylomarina subtilis, one region contains:
- the kbl gene encoding glycine C-acetyltransferase, producing the protein MYGKFKDYLAGEIESIKESGLYKNERIITSPQGAEIKVSTGDEVLNFCANNYLGLSSHPKVIEGAKKALDTHGYGMSSVRFICGTTDIHKELEAKIAKFFGTEDTILYAAAFDANGGVFEPLFSKEDAVISDELNHASIIDGVRLCKSARYRYKHADMADLEAQLKVSQAQRYRIIVTDGVFSMDGDIAKLNEICDLADKYNALVMVDDSHSSGFIGKTGRGTHEYHNCMDRVDIITSTLGKALGGGLGGFTTGKKEVIDMLRQRSRPYLFSNSLSPAIVGASIAVFDMLSESTELRDKVMWNAKYFSTQLREAGFDVKPSESAINALMLYDAVLSQQFAAKLLEEGIYVIGFYFPVVPKEQARIRIQLSAAHTKEHLDKALAAFIKVGKELKVIE; encoded by the coding sequence ATGTACGGAAAATTCAAAGACTATTTGGCTGGTGAGATCGAATCTATTAAAGAATCGGGCTTGTATAAAAACGAGAGAATCATTACTTCTCCTCAGGGTGCTGAAATTAAAGTATCAACGGGTGATGAAGTATTAAATTTTTGTGCCAACAACTATTTAGGCTTATCATCTCATCCAAAGGTAATCGAAGGTGCTAAAAAGGCTTTAGATACACATGGTTATGGTATGTCTTCAGTTCGTTTCATTTGTGGAACAACTGATATTCATAAAGAATTGGAAGCTAAAATTGCCAAGTTTTTTGGTACTGAAGATACCATTCTTTACGCTGCGGCATTTGATGCTAACGGCGGGGTTTTCGAACCACTTTTTTCAAAGGAAGATGCGGTTATCTCTGACGAATTAAACCACGCTTCAATTATCGATGGAGTACGTTTGTGTAAGTCGGCTCGTTACCGTTACAAGCATGCTGATATGGCTGACCTGGAAGCACAATTGAAGGTTTCTCAAGCTCAACGTTACAGAATTATCGTTACCGATGGGGTTTTCTCTATGGACGGTGATATTGCTAAACTAAATGAGATTTGTGACCTTGCTGATAAGTACAATGCTTTGGTGATGGTTGATGACTCTCACTCTTCAGGATTTATTGGTAAAACTGGTCGTGGAACGCACGAGTATCACAATTGCATGGATCGCGTTGATATCATCACAAGTACTTTGGGTAAAGCGCTTGGTGGTGGCTTAGGAGGATTCACAACTGGTAAAAAAGAAGTAATTGACATGTTGCGTCAGCGTTCTCGTCCATATTTGTTCTCAAATTCATTATCTCCTGCAATTGTTGGTGCTTCTATCGCAGTTTTCGATATGCTAAGTGAGTCAACTGAGTTGCGCGATAAGGTGATGTGGAATGCAAAATATTTCAGCACACAATTGCGTGAGGCAGGTTTCGATGTGAAGCCTTCTGAGTCGGCAATTAATGCATTGATGCTTTATGATGCCGTTTTGTCTCAGCAGTTTGCTGCTAAATTGCTTGAAGAAGGTATTTATGTGATTGGGTTCTATTTCCCAGTTGTTCCAAAGGAGCAGGCTCGTATTAGAATTCAATTGTCAGCGGCTCATACAAAAGAGCATCTTGACAAAGCATTAGCTGCTTTCATCAAAGTAGGTAAAGAGCTAAAAGTGATTGAATAA
- a CDS encoding endonuclease I family protein: MQRIPVLLLIVLFVFACTTADDAPGELKPNKSGTINIENPSAYNSYYKLIDGISSVDLKTDLHELIDDNKVLPYTSSSRIDVWDALMQTDEDPDNPNNVILLYTGRSQAKYLKDYYGNTDGDRWNREHVWAKSRGFGGYPDTSKPASTDIHHLRPVDRSVNTSRSTKYFDNGGTIHSEATGCRYTSKTWEPRDAVKGDIARMMFYMAVRYEGENGNPDLELNDNVSSSGPYIGKLSTLIEWNKQDPVDAFEKKRNQTIFEIQGNRNPFIDHPEFVDYIW, encoded by the coding sequence ATGCAAAGAATACCTGTACTATTACTGATTGTTTTGTTCGTATTTGCCTGTACAACTGCCGATGATGCACCAGGTGAATTGAAACCCAATAAGTCAGGAACTATAAATATTGAGAACCCATCAGCCTATAATTCATACTATAAGTTAATTGATGGGATATCTTCAGTAGATTTAAAAACTGATCTTCACGAATTAATTGATGACAATAAGGTATTGCCTTATACGTCGTCGAGTAGAATAGATGTATGGGATGCTTTAATGCAAACCGATGAAGATCCTGATAATCCGAATAATGTGATTTTGTTATATACGGGACGTTCTCAGGCTAAATATTTGAAAGATTATTACGGGAATACGGATGGTGACCGATGGAATCGTGAGCACGTTTGGGCCAAGTCGCGAGGTTTTGGCGGTTATCCTGATACATCTAAACCTGCATCAACTGATATCCATCATCTTCGCCCTGTTGACCGTTCTGTAAATACGTCACGTTCTACAAAATACTTTGATAATGGAGGGACGATTCATAGCGAAGCGACAGGCTGTCGGTATACATCAAAAACCTGGGAACCTCGTGATGCTGTAAAAGGGGATATTGCACGTATGATGTTTTATATGGCAGTGCGATACGAGGGTGAGAATGGAAATCCTGATTTGGAATTAAATGACAATGTTTCAAGTAGTGGTCCATACATTGGTAAACTTTCTACTCTAATAGAATGGAATAAGCAAGATCCTGTTGATGCTTTCGAAAAGAAACGAAATCAGACAATTTTTGAGATTCAGGGGAATCGAAATCCTTTTATCGATCACCCGGAATTTGTAGATTATATCTGGTAA
- a CDS encoding endonuclease I family protein produces the protein MRRILLILLIASFAFSCSDSDNKPSEFETAYNGYYKSISGYDQANLKTVLHNLIKGHTQIEYTDNSSDMDVWRALEQTDEDPNNPDNVILLYLGTSIPKANKAKNNQNDFWNREHVWAKSRGDFGTTLGAGTDLHHLRPSDKTVNSARGNKWFDNGGNYHSEAKECKTDSDSWEPRDAVKGDIARMMFYMAVRYEKEDGKDLELTNNPQDNEDPQHGVLSTLLEWNEQDPVDDFEKKRNETIYSIQGNRNPFIDFPDFANYIFVANN, from the coding sequence ATGCGCAGAATATTATTGATTTTGTTGATCGCAAGCTTTGCCTTTTCATGTAGCGATAGCGATAATAAACCAAGTGAATTTGAAACGGCTTATAATGGTTATTACAAATCGATTTCAGGATATGATCAAGCGAATTTAAAAACGGTTCTTCATAATTTGATTAAAGGCCATACCCAGATTGAATATACCGACAACAGTTCAGATATGGATGTGTGGCGTGCACTTGAGCAGACTGATGAAGATCCAAACAATCCAGACAATGTAATTTTGCTTTATTTGGGTACATCAATACCTAAAGCCAATAAAGCAAAGAACAATCAGAATGATTTTTGGAATCGTGAGCATGTTTGGGCTAAATCGAGAGGTGATTTTGGAACAACTCTTGGAGCAGGAACTGACCTACATCATTTGCGCCCATCAGATAAAACGGTGAATTCAGCACGTGGTAATAAATGGTTCGACAATGGAGGGAATTATCATTCTGAAGCAAAGGAATGTAAAACAGATTCCGATTCCTGGGAACCTCGTGATGCAGTAAAGGGAGATATTGCTCGTATGATGTTTTATATGGCTGTTCGTTACGAAAAAGAGGATGGAAAGGATTTAGAGTTGACTAATAACCCACAGGATAATGAAGATCCCCAACATGGTGTTCTATCTACTCTTTTGGAATGGAACGAGCAGGATCCCGTTGACGATTTTGAGAAAAAGCGTAACGAAACCATTTATTCCATTCAGGGTAATCGTAATCCATTTATCGATTTTCCGGATTTTGCCAACTATATTTTCGTTGCGAATAACTAA
- a CDS encoding endonuclease I family protein produces the protein MRKALYLLFFLSIAFYSCDSSSDNVTDETELPDNGGDGGTTPNPDQVNYLTPKVDADGKIIVTYTPKDYVTKVEEGQHMMSVRIPKDYYTSASSLSGTELRNQLKTIISTSAKALSYSTVWTMCEEGDQNPANASQVWRIYKESGIAKEDRVSSVSYGWNREHVWAKSHGDFGTSNGPGTDGHHLRASDAGENGNRGNLDFADVNGPRTKNTQFYEPPLSAKGDVARSIFYMAVRYGFKVDNLGAQGTAARHGKLDDLLKWNELDPVDPYEIRRNNVIYDFQNNRNPFIDHPELVKYIFGDKKTAVWED, from the coding sequence ATGAGAAAAGCACTTTATTTATTATTTTTCTTGTCAATCGCTTTTTATTCATGCGATTCGTCGAGCGATAATGTAACCGATGAAACCGAATTGCCAGATAATGGTGGCGATGGCGGGACAACACCAAATCCTGATCAGGTTAATTACTTGACTCCGAAAGTGGATGCAGATGGTAAAATTATCGTAACCTACACCCCAAAAGACTATGTTACAAAAGTGGAAGAGGGACAGCACATGATGTCGGTTCGCATTCCTAAGGATTATTACACATCAGCTTCGTCTTTGTCGGGAACAGAATTGAGAAATCAGCTTAAGACCATTATTTCGACAAGTGCCAAAGCATTGTCTTATTCTACCGTTTGGACCATGTGTGAGGAGGGAGATCAAAATCCAGCCAATGCATCACAAGTGTGGCGAATTTATAAAGAAAGTGGTATTGCAAAAGAAGACAGAGTGAGTTCAGTTTCTTACGGATGGAATAGAGAACACGTTTGGGCTAAATCACATGGCGATTTTGGAACCAGTAATGGTCCGGGAACTGATGGGCACCATCTTAGAGCATCTGATGCAGGTGAGAATGGTAACAGAGGGAATTTAGATTTTGCTGATGTTAATGGACCAAGAACAAAGAATACTCAATTTTATGAACCTCCTCTAAGTGCTAAAGGGGATGTGGCACGTTCTATATTCTATATGGCTGTTCGTTATGGTTTTAAAGTAGATAATTTAGGAGCACAAGGGACTGCTGCGCGTCATGGAAAGTTGGATGATTTATTAAAATGGAACGAATTGGATCCTGTTGACCCTTATGAGATCAGACGCAATAATGTGATATATGATTTCCAAAATAATCGTAATCCATTTATCGATCATCCTGAATTAGTGAAATACATTTTTGGAGATAAGAAAACTGCCGTTTGGGAAGACTAA